In Shewanella sp. VB17, a single genomic region encodes these proteins:
- a CDS encoding sodium:alanine symporter family protein, whose product MNFNVLTTDILPTLLANVNAIVWGPITLCLLVGTGLYLTLRLKLIQVFRLPLALTLLFKPASGKGDLSSFAALCTALSATIGTGNIVGVATAIKMGGPGALFWMWIAAFFGMATKYAECMLAVKYRITDARGQIAGGPMYYIERGLGLPWMAKLFAIFGVGVAFFGIGTFAQVNAISEAMTIAFHIPAWLTAAVLTILVAAVTLGGVKRIANVAQKLVPTMALGYVFACFWLLIIFSEQILPAFQLILESAFTPLSAAGGFLGATVAQALQIGIARGVFSNEAGLGSAPIAAAAAKTNEPVEQGLVSMTGTFFDTIIICTMTGLVLIITDVWSGDTAGAAMTSLAFGSGGSVVVGQYFVALALVCFAFTTILGWHYYGERCWYYLMGDRLLRVYQGVFLGLIALGSFIHLDMIWLLADTVNGLMAIPNLIAMIGLRHVICTETVNYFARMASGSLMKTHTDVR is encoded by the coding sequence ATGAATTTTAACGTGTTAACTACCGATATACTGCCTACACTCTTGGCGAATGTGAATGCCATTGTTTGGGGGCCCATTACTCTGTGTCTTCTGGTCGGTACAGGGCTCTACCTTACTCTTAGACTTAAGCTGATTCAGGTTTTTCGTTTGCCACTTGCGCTGACGTTACTGTTTAAGCCTGCCAGTGGTAAAGGCGATCTTTCTTCATTTGCGGCGCTGTGTACTGCCCTGTCTGCCACTATCGGCACTGGTAACATTGTTGGGGTGGCAACGGCGATAAAAATGGGTGGCCCTGGAGCATTGTTTTGGATGTGGATAGCCGCATTTTTTGGCATGGCGACTAAGTATGCTGAGTGCATGCTGGCAGTTAAATACCGAATCACAGATGCTAGAGGTCAGATCGCCGGCGGGCCGATGTATTATATCGAACGTGGGCTGGGTTTACCTTGGATGGCGAAACTGTTTGCCATTTTTGGTGTTGGGGTCGCTTTCTTTGGGATCGGCACTTTTGCACAAGTGAATGCGATAAGTGAAGCCATGACGATAGCGTTTCATATCCCGGCTTGGTTAACGGCTGCAGTACTGACCATATTGGTTGCAGCTGTGACCTTAGGTGGCGTTAAGCGTATTGCAAATGTGGCACAAAAGTTAGTGCCCACTATGGCTTTAGGTTATGTATTTGCTTGTTTTTGGCTACTTATTATATTTAGTGAGCAAATACTGCCTGCTTTTCAGTTGATCTTGGAGTCAGCTTTTACGCCGCTGTCTGCAGCAGGTGGTTTTCTGGGGGCGACAGTCGCGCAGGCATTGCAAATAGGCATTGCACGTGGGGTATTTTCTAACGAAGCAGGACTGGGGAGTGCGCCCATTGCAGCGGCTGCGGCTAAGACTAATGAACCTGTCGAGCAAGGGCTTGTGAGTATGACGGGCACCTTTTTTGACACCATTATTATCTGTACGATGACAGGACTGGTGTTAATAATCACTGATGTTTGGAGCGGCGATACTGCAGGTGCTGCGATGACAAGCTTGGCATTTGGCAGTGGTGGCTCAGTGGTGGTCGGTCAATATTTTGTGGCCCTTGCATTAGTCTGTTTTGCATTTACGACTATTTTGGGATGGCACTATTATGGTGAGCGTTGCTGGTATTATTTGATGGGCGATCGTCTTTTGCGTGTGTATCAGGGGGTATTTCTAGGTTTAATTGCACTGGGATCATTTATTCATCTGGATATGATTTGGCTGCTTGCCGATACGGTGAACGGGTTAATGGCGATCCCTAACTTAATCGCAATGATAGGTTTACGTCATGTTATTTGCACTGAAACGGTTAACTATTTTGCTCGTATGGCGAGTGGGTCTTTAATGAAAACACACACAGATGTTCGTTAA
- a CDS encoding DUF6088 family protein: MTAADCIYQKVKRSRRYVFERKDFDGIASYDQIGRALNQLIDRGEIMKLGYGLYTKARVNSLTGRLMPTNPGGSDALMREILKMNGVDFVMDSLSLQSLSGESTQIPSSVHYSWDPKQFNRKLVVGNRVLNTPSSR, encoded by the coding sequence ATGACAGCAGCTGATTGTATTTATCAAAAAGTAAAGCGTTCAAGACGTTACGTCTTTGAGCGTAAAGACTTTGATGGTATTGCTAGCTATGACCAAATTGGCCGCGCCCTTAATCAGTTAATTGATCGGGGCGAGATAATGAAACTTGGTTATGGCCTATATACTAAAGCGCGTGTAAACAGCCTTACTGGACGTTTAATGCCAACCAACCCAGGTGGCAGTGATGCGCTTATGCGTGAAATCCTAAAAATGAACGGTGTTGATTTCGTGATGGATAGCCTGTCCTTACAAAGCCTATCAGGTGAAAGCACTCAAATCCCATCATCTGTCCATTACTCGTGGGATCCCAAACAGTTCAATCGCAAGTTGGTTGTAGGTAACAGAGTATTGAACACACCAAGTTCACGATGA
- a CDS encoding tyrosine-type recombinase/integrase — protein sequence MWTKKGHFTGQKKPLKLDDIWRIRTRLEIEGNVKELALLNLAIDCKLRSCDLLRMKVRDISSGGVIHSRVLYRQSKTGREVQFDVTSRTAQTLTLWLTQSCLTTSDYIFPSPRKQGKSMSYSCYATIIRRWAAQLGYDPYLYGTHSMRRTKATMIYARTKNIRAVQLLLGHVKLDNTIRYLGVEIEDALNISEGIDL from the coding sequence ATGTGGACGAAAAAAGGCCATTTTACTGGGCAGAAAAAACCATTAAAACTTGATGATATATGGCGGATCCGTACCAGACTGGAGATAGAAGGCAATGTAAAAGAGCTGGCATTATTGAACCTTGCCATTGACTGTAAGCTACGCTCATGTGACCTATTGAGAATGAAAGTCAGAGATATATCTTCAGGTGGTGTCATTCACAGTCGAGTCCTATATCGACAGAGTAAAACAGGAAGGGAAGTTCAATTTGATGTTACCTCTCGAACCGCTCAGACATTAACACTGTGGCTGACGCAAAGCTGCTTAACAACATCGGATTACATTTTTCCTAGTCCGCGTAAACAAGGTAAATCGATGAGTTACAGTTGTTATGCAACCATTATTCGCCGTTGGGCTGCTCAGTTAGGCTACGACCCATATTTATACGGTACTCACTCAATGCGTAGAACCAAGGCTACCATGATCTATGCCCGAACAAAAAATATCCGAGCTGTTCAGCTATTACTTGGGCATGTCAAATTGGATAATACTATTCGTTACCTAGGTGTCGAGATTGAGGATGCGCTAAATATCTCTGAGGGTATAGACTTATAA
- a CDS encoding FMN-binding protein: protein MKKITKLIISFSFALSFSAVAQSLYQAPQAFISQAFNTSPPKAKVFWLDDEAIAVIEEILSHRFNKMRVRYWQQQGETVWILDEIGKEAPITVGIHVKDQQIADTKVLVYRESRGDEVRHDFFTDQFKAAKLNADLTLDRHIDGITGATLSVRALTKLSRIALWLDSRVTKS from the coding sequence ATGAAAAAAATAACGAAATTAATCATTAGCTTTTCCTTCGCACTGAGCTTTTCTGCTGTCGCTCAAAGCCTATATCAAGCGCCACAAGCATTTATTAGCCAAGCCTTCAATACATCGCCTCCTAAAGCTAAGGTATTTTGGCTCGACGACGAGGCAATTGCCGTGATTGAAGAGATTTTATCCCATCGATTTAACAAAATGCGTGTCCGCTATTGGCAGCAACAAGGTGAAACGGTATGGATACTCGATGAAATTGGCAAAGAAGCCCCTATCACGGTTGGCATTCATGTAAAAGACCAGCAAATCGCCGACACTAAAGTATTGGTATATCGAGAAAGCCGCGGTGATGAAGTGCGTCATGACTTCTTCACCGATCAATTCAAAGCCGCCAAACTCAATGCAGATTTAACACTCGATAGACACATAGACGGCATCACAGGTGCTACGCTCTCAGTCAGGGCATTGACCAAATTATCACGTATCGCACTCTGGTTAGATTCACGGGTAACCAAAAGCTAA
- a CDS encoding dicarboxylate/amino acid:cation symporter has protein sequence MTKSLSTRIFIGLFSGLILGSIIQYFLKDIGFFSGTIVEMSTGVGTMFVNMIMMLVVPLVFVSIVCGVLELKDLKSFGRLGGKTFGFYIINTLVAIFAALVVALLLEPGHGVDMSGGIDAHIVATELPNLVQLVVNIVPSNPVAAFTSGNMLQVIFMALLVGGVIKSLGDAVPLLQQGFQESNKLMMKLITVVMQLAPIGVFALMLKLGATLEADIFASVLEYLVVILGLLTAWIFIVYPIAVGAFTSVSAKEFRAKTREQILFSLSTASSNATIPVTMRTLTDKLGVKRSIAGFGVPLGATMNMGGVSIYITIAIFFVANAFGAPISTEQLPALLFSIFLLSVGAGGVPGGGMVMIGVLIHQMGLPIEAFAIVAALDRLIDMVLTSCNVVGDTAVLTIVDATEKGR, from the coding sequence ATGACTAAATCACTTTCAACACGGATCTTTATTGGTCTGTTTTCCGGGTTAATTTTAGGTTCTATTATCCAATATTTTTTAAAAGATATTGGGTTTTTCTCAGGCACAATCGTTGAAATGTCAACGGGTGTTGGTACCATGTTCGTTAATATGATCATGATGCTAGTGGTCCCTTTGGTGTTTGTCAGTATTGTATGTGGGGTTTTAGAGCTTAAAGATTTGAAAAGTTTTGGCCGATTAGGTGGAAAAACCTTCGGTTTTTATATTATTAACACGCTTGTTGCTATCTTTGCGGCATTGGTTGTGGCGCTATTATTAGAGCCGGGACATGGCGTGGATATGTCTGGTGGCATTGATGCGCATATTGTTGCAACAGAATTACCTAACTTGGTGCAATTAGTGGTTAATATTGTGCCTAGTAATCCAGTCGCTGCGTTTACATCAGGTAATATGTTGCAAGTTATCTTCATGGCTTTGTTAGTCGGTGGCGTTATCAAGTCTCTTGGTGATGCAGTGCCTTTATTACAACAAGGTTTTCAGGAAAGTAATAAGTTGATGATGAAGCTGATTACTGTGGTGATGCAGCTTGCCCCTATTGGTGTGTTTGCTTTGATGCTAAAACTGGGAGCCACACTTGAGGCTGATATTTTTGCCAGTGTATTAGAATATTTGGTGGTTATTTTAGGCCTGTTAACTGCTTGGATATTTATCGTTTATCCAATTGCTGTTGGTGCCTTTACATCCGTTTCAGCCAAAGAATTCCGTGCTAAAACTCGCGAGCAAATTTTGTTTTCGCTTTCTACAGCGAGTTCAAATGCGACCATTCCAGTGACAATGAGAACCTTAACCGACAAGTTGGGTGTGAAGCGTTCTATTGCAGGTTTTGGTGTGCCGCTCGGTGCGACGATGAACATGGGCGGTGTATCTATCTACATCACCATTGCTATTTTCTTTGTGGCCAATGCCTTTGGTGCGCCGATTTCGACAGAACAGCTACCAGCGTTACTGTTCAGTATCTTCCTACTTTCAGTTGGGGCGGGTGGTGTACCAGGCGGTGGAATGGTGATGATAGGCGTGCTTATTCATCAAATGGGATTACCGATTGAAGCGTTTGCTATTGTTGCAGCGTTAGATAGGTTGATAGACATGGTATTGACCTCATGTAACGTAGTGGGTGACACCGCGGTGTTAACGATTGTCGATGCCACAGAGAAAGGTCGATAA
- a CDS encoding porin, with the protein MMMKKTLLATALVGLFASQTAFASDETQELRKVIEQQQKVLKDLEKRLQVTEQRVEQTADVVDSSSTKSATTIGGYGELHYNNISDNQDSSKDKKEFDFHRFVLFVGHEFNDSTRFFSELEVEHSISGEGQNGEVELEQAYIEHDFNHMFSGKAGLFLMPVGIINETHEPPAFYGVERNPVEKNIIPATWWEGGIALNVKATPGLAFDGAITSGLAVDTTGSKAYNIRTGRQKVSKAQADNLAYTARVKYTAIPGLELAATAQYQSDLTQSATGVDTASAVLLSTHVIYSIKGFTVKALYAQWDIDGIEAENLGRDEQNGWYIEPSYRINDSLGLFARYNEYDNEAGSHADTEVTQTNVGINYWLHENVVFKADYETQGGTKDTDGFNLGVGYQF; encoded by the coding sequence ATGATGATGAAAAAGACATTACTTGCAACAGCGTTAGTTGGCTTATTTGCCAGCCAAACAGCTTTCGCTTCTGATGAAACACAAGAATTACGCAAAGTAATTGAACAACAACAAAAAGTCCTTAAAGACTTAGAAAAGCGTCTGCAAGTGACCGAACAACGCGTTGAACAAACGGCAGATGTTGTTGATTCCAGTTCAACAAAAAGTGCAACAACCATTGGCGGCTATGGTGAACTGCATTACAACAACATTTCAGACAATCAAGACAGCAGCAAAGATAAGAAAGAGTTCGACTTCCATCGCTTCGTTCTTTTCGTCGGCCATGAATTTAATGACAGCACTCGTTTTTTCTCAGAACTAGAAGTTGAACATTCAATTTCGGGTGAAGGTCAAAATGGTGAAGTTGAACTTGAACAAGCTTACATCGAACATGATTTTAATCACATGTTCAGCGGTAAAGCGGGTCTATTCCTCATGCCAGTCGGTATTATTAACGAAACTCATGAGCCACCGGCTTTTTATGGTGTTGAGCGTAACCCTGTTGAGAAAAACATTATTCCTGCAACTTGGTGGGAAGGGGGTATTGCTTTAAATGTTAAAGCAACTCCAGGTCTTGCCTTCGATGGTGCGATTACCAGTGGCCTAGCTGTCGATACTACAGGTAGCAAGGCTTATAATATTCGTACAGGCCGTCAAAAAGTCTCTAAGGCGCAGGCTGACAATCTTGCCTACACTGCACGCGTTAAATACACCGCAATCCCAGGACTTGAGCTTGCTGCAACAGCACAATATCAATCAGATCTGACTCAAAGCGCTACTGGTGTAGATACTGCTTCAGCTGTACTACTTAGCACTCATGTTATCTACAGCATTAAAGGTTTCACCGTTAAAGCATTATATGCCCAGTGGGATATCGATGGTATTGAAGCTGAAAACCTAGGGCGTGATGAGCAAAATGGTTGGTATATTGAACCATCCTATCGCATCAATGACAGCTTAGGTCTATTTGCACGTTATAACGAATATGACAACGAAGCTGGAAGTCATGCGGACACAGAAGTCACTCAAACCAATGTGGGCATTAACTACTGGCTGCATGAAAATGTCGTCTTTAAAGCTGACTATGAAACTCAAGGCGGCACTAAAGACACTGACGGCTTCAACTTAGGCGTCGGTTACCAGTTTTAA
- a CDS encoding ATP-binding protein: MVQQGYSLLRIIIIDSFWKGQVNELDLTGHTQLEGTNGAGKTSLMRLLPLFYGMRPSDIVSKVDQARNFADYYLPRDSSMLVYEYQRPYGQTCMVLASSDGRGVHFKFIDGAYHSEHFIGDDNKPYSVSEVDRCYRQMGCDRSSFLGIDKYRQVIQNLRSGRKLKDIRQLQSRYAFSELPCPHIEKVINGTIEKNLDFEAVKRMLVAIASDHLARNNVEEKEQITLNKEEITSWLADIQASRTVQKVADKIDLWQSDFATLDSLLIKLQHLHFEIIEHQVRLEDKQTVCSKAKQDSQVKLAELQKQLEDAVTRLNQQINDFEAEINRDQSHIDLLDDDKMIFDDDDAPNYQLQADKAPHIQNELNEVNAIIDAFEGNLTKVQQKFTDLIQKLEFQHVKEQAENEKKSAEISVASAAQLGKVEAVHQQQHRELEELISQKNLELQLKKQHIEHELHSAKAALNHVQLDPSLLHDIEQNQQALSDAKDKQNQLYQIQAQSQSLLRTLRQQRDKHLARHQQENRQLDGLKVEYTQVEAQLIPASGSLQHYLDNEPKASDWKHNIGRLLTSEQLTRCDLDPQWVGGDSFYGLALDLQQLQSNDSLFLDEIQLREKRDLITKNIQIQTDKIAQLDEHINQQSKEITTAELDSTREAHDLQKNELNLQQLSVQFDNLTVKKQLAIKAYTEEINVLLRSLENDKKDNAKQQALFNDRCEEQRNDLHNQVLEKRMVVESDRDTQLTLLSEEHVQLDVNYQQRLKALKKQRHVDVAKLDPDGEVDKRVGERKHLVSALQKCAEFEQKAHKYHHFMTNRYCHRNGLVEQNQSRMVQKRSVENQLEEVKVAQTNEINALRQLIKKYNLQKHATDELLNHLNDSKNNCVKHGIEVEFAEGQPSNQADLSVSFCADWMSQFDVVEKRLSDQITKFNNDFQKKHASSELYESWQKLVAENDRYQAAKILFKYREPIADLLSSAAQKQKSTYQLVSVNATMINEFYQHIENFGRRIKQIGKQLSSKVTALAHFEALADINVTTVMKQEELEYWGPLQTFAKVFEQYRDQLREGIGEIPDDLVYAMQKLSAYLPSEGFMLSHSHLFDIEFTITEKGQVKHARNARQLKKVSSTGLSYLAMLSLFTGILGMLRGDSKHCSQIILPVDELGELAAENIALLLHMFADNHICILSASPSTDRHILALYERHYKLKDNKIYHAEIPQSRLDELLALRASQKQASVTAQELS, from the coding sequence ATGGTTCAACAAGGCTATTCTTTGCTGCGCATTATTATCATCGACAGTTTTTGGAAGGGCCAAGTCAATGAGCTTGATTTAACTGGTCATACTCAATTGGAAGGAACCAACGGCGCTGGTAAAACGTCTCTTATGCGCTTACTGCCACTTTTTTATGGGATGCGCCCCAGTGACATTGTGAGTAAGGTCGATCAAGCTCGTAATTTTGCTGATTATTATTTGCCTCGCGATTCCAGTATGTTGGTGTATGAATATCAGCGTCCTTACGGTCAAACCTGCATGGTATTGGCCAGTAGTGATGGCCGTGGGGTACATTTCAAGTTTATCGATGGGGCTTATCATAGCGAGCACTTTATTGGTGATGATAATAAGCCTTACAGCGTATCTGAGGTTGACCGATGTTATCGGCAGATGGGCTGTGATCGTTCCAGTTTTTTAGGGATCGATAAATACCGCCAAGTAATCCAAAATCTGCGCAGTGGCCGTAAGTTAAAAGACATTCGTCAATTACAAAGTCGCTATGCATTTAGTGAATTACCGTGTCCACATATCGAAAAAGTGATCAATGGCACGATAGAAAAAAATCTCGACTTTGAAGCAGTAAAGCGCATGTTAGTCGCCATTGCTAGCGATCATCTTGCCCGTAACAATGTTGAAGAAAAAGAGCAAATAACCCTCAATAAAGAAGAGATCACTAGCTGGTTGGCAGATATTCAAGCCAGCCGTACGGTACAAAAAGTGGCCGATAAAATCGATTTATGGCAAAGTGACTTTGCAACCTTAGACAGCTTATTAATTAAATTGCAGCATCTACATTTTGAAATCATTGAACATCAAGTCAGACTCGAAGATAAACAAACAGTCTGTTCAAAGGCGAAACAAGACAGTCAGGTAAAATTGGCTGAACTGCAGAAGCAGCTCGAGGATGCAGTGACCCGCTTAAATCAGCAGATCAATGATTTTGAAGCTGAAATCAATAGAGATCAAAGCCATATTGATTTACTCGATGATGACAAAATGATTTTTGATGACGACGATGCGCCCAATTATCAGCTTCAAGCAGATAAAGCGCCGCATATTCAAAATGAACTCAATGAAGTCAATGCTATCATTGATGCTTTTGAAGGGAACCTGACTAAGGTACAACAAAAGTTTACTGATTTAATTCAAAAGTTGGAATTTCAACATGTCAAAGAACAGGCTGAAAATGAAAAAAAATCAGCCGAGATAAGTGTCGCTTCTGCAGCTCAGCTAGGGAAAGTTGAGGCGGTGCATCAGCAACAACATCGAGAGTTAGAAGAGCTGATTAGTCAAAAAAATCTCGAATTACAGCTTAAAAAACAACATATAGAACATGAATTGCACAGTGCGAAAGCTGCGTTAAACCATGTTCAACTCGACCCTAGTTTATTACACGATATCGAACAGAATCAGCAGGCATTAAGTGATGCGAAAGATAAGCAAAATCAGTTATATCAAATCCAAGCGCAGTCACAATCCTTATTAAGAACGCTACGCCAACAGCGTGATAAACACCTCGCCAGACATCAACAAGAAAACCGTCAGCTCGACGGGTTAAAAGTCGAATATACCCAAGTAGAAGCACAATTGATCCCAGCTTCTGGGTCGTTACAACATTATCTTGATAATGAGCCTAAAGCTAGCGATTGGAAACACAATATCGGTCGCCTATTGACCAGTGAGCAATTGACGCGTTGTGATCTTGATCCGCAATGGGTTGGCGGTGATAGTTTTTATGGATTAGCGCTCGATTTACAGCAGCTACAAAGTAATGATTCACTTTTTTTAGATGAAATACAACTGCGTGAAAAACGTGATCTTATTACTAAAAATATTCAAATTCAAACCGACAAAATAGCACAACTTGATGAACATATTAACCAGCAGAGCAAAGAGATAACCACGGCTGAATTAGATAGCACTCGCGAAGCACATGATTTACAGAAAAATGAACTTAATTTGCAGCAGCTTAGTGTACAGTTTGACAATCTGACGGTAAAAAAACAGTTAGCCATTAAAGCGTATACCGAAGAGATTAATGTGCTGCTTAGATCGCTTGAAAATGATAAAAAGGATAATGCTAAGCAGCAAGCGTTGTTTAATGACCGTTGTGAAGAACAACGTAACGATTTGCATAATCAAGTGCTCGAAAAACGCATGGTGGTTGAAAGTGATCGTGATACGCAATTAACCTTGTTGAGCGAAGAACATGTTCAGCTTGATGTTAACTATCAGCAACGTTTGAAAGCACTTAAAAAGCAGCGACATGTTGATGTTGCCAAACTCGATCCCGATGGTGAAGTCGATAAACGCGTTGGCGAGCGTAAACATTTAGTCTCTGCGTTACAAAAGTGTGCCGAATTTGAGCAAAAAGCGCATAAATACCATCACTTTATGACAAATAGATATTGTCATCGTAATGGGTTAGTTGAACAGAATCAGAGCCGAATGGTTCAAAAGCGCAGTGTTGAAAATCAGTTGGAGGAGGTCAAGGTTGCGCAGACCAATGAGATTAATGCCCTGCGGCAGTTGATTAAAAAATACAACCTGCAAAAGCACGCGACGGATGAGTTACTTAACCATCTTAACGACAGTAAGAATAACTGTGTCAAGCATGGCATTGAGGTGGAATTCGCCGAAGGGCAGCCAAGTAATCAGGCTGATTTGAGTGTGAGTTTTTGCGCCGATTGGATGAGCCAATTTGACGTAGTTGAAAAACGCTTGAGCGATCAGATAACCAAATTTAATAATGATTTTCAGAAAAAGCACGCCAGCAGTGAACTCTATGAAAGCTGGCAAAAGTTAGTGGCTGAAAATGATCGTTATCAGGCAGCTAAAATATTATTTAAATACCGTGAACCCATTGCCGATCTACTCAGTAGCGCAGCGCAAAAACAAAAGAGTACTTATCAATTAGTGTCTGTTAATGCCACTATGATCAATGAGTTTTATCAGCATATTGAAAATTTTGGTCGTCGAATTAAACAAATTGGTAAGCAGCTATCGAGCAAGGTTACAGCTCTTGCACATTTTGAAGCCTTAGCGGATATCAATGTCACCACAGTGATGAAACAAGAAGAACTGGAGTATTGGGGCCCTTTGCAGACGTTTGCTAAAGTATTCGAGCAATACCGTGATCAACTGCGTGAAGGGATAGGTGAAATTCCTGATGATCTGGTGTATGCGATGCAAAAGCTATCGGCTTATTTGCCCAGCGAAGGTTTTATGCTGAGTCACAGTCACTTGTTTGATATTGAATTTACCATTACCGAAAAAGGTCAGGTGAAACATGCCAGAAATGCTCGCCAGCTTAAAAAAGTCAGTTCAACTGGGTTATCTTATCTGGCGATGCTGTCATTGTTTACCGGCATTCTTGGCATGTTGCGAGGAGACAGCAAGCACTGCAGTCAAATTATTTTGCCCGTGGATGAACTGGGAGAGCTAGCGGCGGAAAATATCGCGCTCTTACTGCACATGTTTGCCGATAACCATATTTGTATTTTATCTGCCTCGCCATCAACCGATCGCCATATTCTGGCGCTATATGAGCGTCATTATAAGCTTAAAGATAATAAGATTTATCATGCTGAAATACCTCAATCCCGTCTCGATGAATTACTGGCGCTACGTGCAAGTCAAAAACAAGCGAGCGTTACGGCGCAGGAGTTAAGTTAA
- a CDS encoding PepSY-associated TM helix domain-containing protein, whose amino-acid sequence MANPPSHKKNLSFSLKKQLRSWHRGLGIFSAIFVLLLAISGILINHSHQFAIDNTHVEQAWLLDYYGIKPPNQINIYQTTAPRLASSDNLIWVDKHLALEADSPINGIVTFGDMLIAIDSDNLYLMSAAGEMLEKQDITTGLPAGLSAIANDGHIWLNADNGSYMADDDLIEWTQAMTFAPLPWAQPLTETVTVVIDTQDITQLARSHHLSWERVLLDVHSGRFFGPLGPWFMDLVALALIIMALSGVYLWVQHKPKKIKRK is encoded by the coding sequence ATGGCCAATCCCCCTTCCCACAAAAAAAATCTCAGCTTCTCCCTCAAGAAACAACTTCGTTCTTGGCACAGAGGCTTGGGGATATTCAGTGCTATCTTTGTCCTACTACTTGCCATCTCTGGCATACTGATCAATCACAGCCACCAATTCGCTATCGATAACACACACGTCGAACAAGCTTGGTTACTGGACTATTATGGCATCAAGCCTCCCAATCAAATCAACATCTATCAAACCACAGCACCACGACTCGCCAGCTCAGATAATCTTATCTGGGTGGATAAACATCTCGCACTCGAAGCTGACTCACCCATTAATGGCATCGTCACTTTTGGTGATATGCTCATTGCAATCGATAGCGACAACCTCTACCTCATGTCGGCAGCAGGCGAAATGCTTGAAAAACAAGATATCACCACCGGTCTACCCGCTGGATTAAGCGCAATCGCCAATGATGGTCACATCTGGCTAAATGCTGATAATGGCAGTTATATGGCCGATGATGATCTGATTGAGTGGACTCAAGCCATGACGTTTGCGCCATTACCTTGGGCTCAACCTTTAACTGAAACTGTGACTGTGGTCATCGATACTCAAGACATAACACAACTTGCGCGCTCACACCATTTAAGCTGGGAGCGGGTACTGCTCGATGTCCACAGTGGCCGCTTCTTCGGCCCCTTAGGCCCTTGGTTCATGGATCTCGTTGCCTTAGCCTTAATCATCATGGCATTATCTGGTGTGTATTTGTGGGTACAGCACAAGCCTAAGAAAATAAAACGAAAGTAA
- a CDS encoding DUF3581 domain-containing protein has product MFLTPYFKKEHFSISITPSQASDFAKLVAQDFNPIHDVGAKRFCVPGDLLFSLVLGEYGLSQQMSFTFQGMVGDGVKLQFADSIGERFDIHDDKDKLYLNVERHGEVSRCEGQIESFIRSYVSFSGLNFIHVLVPMMKQHQVMINPARPLVIYESMSFDLITLDFTKVELSLVEQELVVDGKRGNVTLKFELHNGDTLVGTGLKTLVMSGLRPYETDKVQEMCDAYEGRRTGF; this is encoded by the coding sequence ATGTTTCTAACTCCATATTTTAAAAAAGAACACTTTTCTATCTCGATCACCCCATCTCAGGCTAGTGATTTTGCGAAGCTGGTGGCTCAGGACTTCAATCCCATTCATGATGTTGGGGCTAAACGTTTTTGTGTACCCGGTGATCTGCTTTTTTCATTGGTTTTAGGAGAGTATGGTTTAAGTCAACAAATGAGTTTTACTTTTCAAGGTATGGTTGGCGATGGGGTTAAATTGCAATTTGCTGACTCAATCGGTGAGCGGTTTGATATACATGATGATAAAGATAAGCTTTATTTGAACGTTGAACGTCATGGTGAGGTGAGTCGTTGCGAAGGTCAAATAGAGTCGTTTATTCGCAGTTATGTCTCATTTTCTGGTTTGAACTTTATTCATGTGCTTGTGCCTATGATGAAGCAACATCAAGTGATGATTAACCCTGCTCGCCCTTTGGTTATTTATGAAAGTATGTCTTTTGATCTCATCACTCTTGATTTTACTAAGGTAGAACTCTCTCTTGTAGAGCAAGAGCTAGTGGTCGACGGTAAACGCGGTAATGTCACGTTAAAGTTCGAACTACACAATGGTGATACATTGGTGGGAACAGGGCTGAAAACCTTGGTCATGAGTGGTCTTCGTCCATATGAAACCGATAAAGTGCAAGAAATGTGTGATGCCTATGAAGGGCGTAGAACTGGCTTTTAG